The DNA window TTTCAAAGCCATAACAACAAGGGGTTTGAACCCCTTGCCTATATATAACTAATTTTGTATGATAACTTATAAAAATATAGATTTTTTTGCTCACTAACAAAAGTCAAGTATAGAATAGAAAAAAGTCTATTTGGTGGTATCCCGATGAAAATAATTAATGCTGACATCACTCCATTACGTTTGGAAGATAGTGTCATTATTGCTTGGTTAAGAGGATTACTCACCGTTGCTTATGCGGATGGTCATTTTGATCCCGAAGAACAGGAATTAATCGCCAGTTTAACCCAAGACGAATTAATGCCTCACACTGAATTGGGCGAATTAGAACCCATCAGCGCCCATCAACTAGCCGAAGCATTGGGAAATGATCTCAAAGTAAAAGAAAATTTTTTGCGTACAGCAGTGATGATGGCTATTGCTAACGGTGTTTATTCTCAAGCAGAAGCCGATACTGTCCATCAATTTCAAAAGGCTTTGGGTTTAGATATAGAAGCCTTAAAATCCCTAGAATCTACTCTTTGGAATTCTCAACAACCTACATCACCATCAGATGAAAGTAATATTAATGTATTACAACCCATGAAAAAATGGTTAGATGGTATGGACATAGACGATCCTAGGGTAGCGCGCTTCCTCTGTAAAATGATCCCCCCTCAATGTCCTTTTGAGAGAGATATTAAACTATTTGGCAAAAAAATTGTTCATATTCCCCCCATGTGTAAGTTAAATCCTTTATATGAACAATTAGTTGGTTTAAGATTTCGGTCCCTTTGCTTCCTTGCTGATAAGTGCGAAGAAGATGTTTCTAAGTATATGTAATGAGCGAAGTAAAATGTTTTAATACTTTATATTATTAATTAAGAAAAGATTGATTAATTGATTTGAGAAAAATTTAGTCAATATTGGCGGAGAGTGTCAAAATAAAATATTTTACTTATAAAACTAAGCTAAAAAACAGTTTAATTATGCCTTTAATCAAAATCCAATCTTCTCTGAAAACTCCTGACAATGAAAATGTTAATCAATTATTGAAATTGTTATCTGCTAAATTAGCTAAACATTTAGGTAAACCAG is part of the Cyanobacterium sp. T60_A2020_053 genome and encodes:
- a CDS encoding nitrogenase; translated protein: MKIINADITPLRLEDSVIIAWLRGLLTVAYADGHFDPEEQELIASLTQDELMPHTELGELEPISAHQLAEALGNDLKVKENFLRTAVMMAIANGVYSQAEADTVHQFQKALGLDIEALKSLESTLWNSQQPTSPSDESNINVLQPMKKWLDGMDIDDPRVARFLCKMIPPQCPFERDIKLFGKKIVHIPPMCKLNPLYEQLVGLRFRSLCFLADKCEEDVSKYM